Proteins from a genomic interval of Corvus cornix cornix isolate S_Up_H32 unplaced genomic scaffold, ASM73873v5 scaffold17, whole genome shotgun sequence:
- the LOC120412174 gene encoding LOW QUALITY PROTEIN: class II histocompatibility antigen, B-L beta chain-like (The sequence of the model RefSeq protein was modified relative to this genomic sequence to represent the inferred CDS: inserted 4 bases in 3 codons): protein MGRVAAAGAVLVALVVLGXPPATGTELSGVLQEMVKSERHFINGTXRVSFVERHIYNRQQYVHLDSDVGVFVGDTPDGEKVARYWNGDPAWMEYMQAAVHTCCRHNYEVFTPFLMGRRVPPSVSILLVPSSSQPGPGCLLCSGMDFYPAQVQLRWFQGQQELSGHVVATDIVPNGDWTHQLLVLLETPPXRGVSTSCRVEHDSLEQPLNRHWEMPLDASCSKMLTGTGGFVFLVLGLSFYVSKQLLSRRQLQPLPVASGLAGTTRSVPTLILGGSCVPPSSAVTLPPLGCSKCSQ from the exons ATGGGGCGAGTGGCGGCAGCTGGGGCcgtgctggtggcactggtggtgctgg gccCCCCGGCTACGGGCACGGAGCTCTCGG GGGTGTTGCAGGAGATGGTTAAGTCTGAGCGTCACTTCATTAACGGCA GCCGGGTGAGCTTTGTGGAGAGGCACATCTACAACCGGCAGCAGTACGTGCACTTGGACAGCGATGTGGGGGTGTTTGTGGGGGACACCCCGGATGGGGAGAAGGTTGCCAGGTACTGGAACGGCGACCCGGCATGGATGGAGTACATGCAGGCTGCAGTGCACACCTGCTGCCGGCACAACTATGAGGTTTTCACCCCGTTCCTCATGGGCCGCAGAG tgccccccagcGTGTCCATCTTGCTGGTGCCCTCGAgctcccagcccggccccggctgCCTGCTGTGCTCCGGGATGGATTTCTACCCTGCGCAGGTGCAGCTCAGGTGGTTCCAGGGCCAGCAGGAGCTCTCGGGGCACGTGGTGGCCACCGACATTGTCCCCAACGGGGACTGGACCcaccagctcctggtgctgctggaaacTCCCCC GCGCGGGGTCAGCACCAGCTGCCGGGTGGAGCACgacagcctggagcagcccctgaACCGGCACTGGG AGATGCCACTGGATGCTTCCTGCAGCAAGATGCTGACGGGGACTGGGGGCTTTGTCTTCCTGGTGCTGGGGCTCAGCTTCTACGTGAGCAAGCAG CTCCTGAGCCGccggcagctgcagcccctccctgTGGCCTCAGGCTTGGCTGGGACCACCCGCTCTGTCCCCACACTGATTTTGGGGGGGTCGTGTGtcccccccagctctgctgtcactctGCCCCCGCTCGGCTGCTCCAAGTGTTCCCAGTAA